Proteins co-encoded in one Triticum urartu cultivar G1812 unplaced genomic scaffold, Tu2.1 TuUngrouped_contig_2549, whole genome shotgun sequence genomic window:
- the LOC125527002 gene encoding uncharacterized protein LOC125527002 has protein sequence MSGSSVIYANMNSLRGWRFGIGCCAKNEGQGAELSRGRMILQDESETEEDDPLDTEDASSVLIAALQSFGQALVNDNEEKDIVKEVDVFLRPTLNDRGSPISKIATLEAQMTIARDRILRISE, from the exons ATGAGTGGTTCCAGTGTCATATACGCCAACATG AATTCGCTACGAGGTTGGAGATTTGGGATTGGATGCTGCGCCAAGAACGAGGGACAAGGTGCTGAACTAAGTAGGGGCAGAATGATTCTTCAG GATGAGTCAGAAACTGAAGAAGATGATCCCTTGGACACAGAAGATGCTTCCTCTGTCCTCATCGCTGCACTACAGTCTTTCGGCCAAGCTCTGGTGAATGACAACGAAGAAAAAGATATCGTGAAAGAGGTAGATGTCTTCTTGCGTCCTACCCTAAATGACAGGGGCTCTCCTATCAGCAAAATAGCTACTCTGGAGGCGCAGATGACGATAGCAAGAGACCGTATCTTGAGGATAAGTGAATGA